A genomic stretch from Ureibacillus composti includes:
- the gatA gene encoding Asp-tRNA(Asn)/Glu-tRNA(Gln) amidotransferase subunit GatA, which translates to MTLFERSSKELQEGLHNGDFTIADLTNEAFSRIEQLDEDVKAFLALNKEKATAEAAEKDQVPFAERGPLFGLPIGVKDNIVTEGLETTCASKILEGFMPIYDATVVKKLREAGMITVGKLNMDEFAMGSSNENSYYKTTKNPWNLDHVPGGSSGASAASVAAGEVPFSLGSDTGGSIRQPAAYCGVVGMKPTYGRVSRFGLVAFASSLDQIGPITRNVYDNALLLEAIAGVDPNDSTSADVPVPNYVASLNGDIKGLRIAVPKEFLGEGVGETVKQSVLDALEVLRGLGATVEEVSLPHSKYALAAYYILSSSEASSNLSRFDGIRYGYRAEGVKNLMELYKETRAQGFGDEVKRRIMLGTYSLSAGTYDAYYKKAQQVRTLIKQDYDKIFEDYDVIIGPTSPTPAFKVGENIDDPMTMYLNDILTIPINLAGVPAISIPCGFENGLPLGLQIIGKHFDEETIYRTAYAYEQATDFNKQTPQIWEGK; encoded by the coding sequence ATGACGTTATTTGAACGCTCATCGAAAGAATTACAAGAAGGTTTACATAACGGCGATTTCACGATTGCCGACCTAACAAACGAAGCATTTTCTCGCATCGAACAACTTGATGAAGATGTAAAAGCTTTTTTAGCATTAAACAAAGAAAAAGCAACTGCGGAAGCAGCTGAAAAAGACCAAGTTCCATTTGCTGAACGTGGCCCTCTATTTGGACTTCCTATCGGTGTAAAAGATAACATCGTAACTGAAGGACTTGAGACAACTTGTGCGTCAAAAATTCTTGAAGGCTTCATGCCAATTTATGATGCAACAGTTGTAAAAAAACTGCGCGAAGCAGGAATGATTACAGTTGGTAAATTAAACATGGATGAATTCGCGATGGGTTCATCAAATGAAAACTCTTATTACAAAACTACAAAAAACCCTTGGAACTTAGACCATGTACCAGGTGGTTCTTCAGGTGCGTCTGCAGCATCTGTTGCTGCTGGTGAAGTACCATTCTCTTTAGGTTCTGATACAGGTGGTTCAATCCGTCAACCAGCAGCTTATTGTGGAGTTGTAGGGATGAAACCAACTTATGGCCGTGTATCACGTTTTGGTCTTGTTGCCTTTGCATCATCTTTAGATCAAATCGGACCTATTACACGTAATGTATATGATAATGCTCTACTTCTTGAAGCAATTGCAGGAGTAGACCCTAACGATTCAACTTCAGCAGATGTACCAGTTCCTAACTATGTTGCTAGTTTAAATGGCGATATTAAAGGTTTACGAATTGCAGTGCCAAAAGAATTCCTTGGTGAAGGTGTAGGCGAGACTGTTAAACAATCAGTATTAGATGCTCTTGAAGTATTAAGAGGCTTAGGTGCGACAGTTGAAGAGGTATCATTACCACACTCTAAATACGCATTAGCAGCTTACTATATTCTGTCATCTTCTGAAGCGTCATCAAACCTTTCTCGTTTCGACGGAATTCGTTATGGTTACCGTGCAGAAGGCGTTAAGAACTTAATGGAACTTTATAAAGAAACACGTGCTCAAGGTTTCGGTGATGAAGTAAAACGCCGTATTATGCTGGGAACTTATTCATTAAGTGCTGGTACTTACGATGCTTATTACAAAAAGGCACAACAAGTTCGTACGTTAATTAAACAAGACTACGATAAAATTTTCGAAGACTATGATGTAATCATCGGGCCAACTTCGCCAACTCCTGCATTTAAAGTTGGAGAAAACATTGATGATCCAATGACGATGTACTTAAACGACATCTTAACTATTCCGATTAACCTTGCAGGTGTTCCAGCGATTTCAATTCCATGTGGTTTTGAAAATGGTCTTCCACTAGGTTTACAAATTATCGGTAAACATTTCGATGAGGAAACAATTTATCGTACTGCATACGCTTATGAACAAGCGACAGACTTCAACAAACAAACTCCTCAAATTTGGGAGGGTAAATAA
- the gatC gene encoding Asp-tRNA(Asn)/Glu-tRNA(Gln) amidotransferase subunit GatC — protein MAKLTKEEVKHVAHLARLAITDEEAEKFAQQLGKITDFAEQLNELDTTNVEPTSHVLPIVNVLREDVAQKGLDRDLMMLNVKDQEAGQVKVPPILED, from the coding sequence ATGGCAAAACTTACAAAAGAAGAAGTAAAGCACGTTGCTCACTTAGCACGTCTTGCTATTACAGATGAAGAGGCAGAAAAGTTTGCACAACAATTAGGGAAAATTACTGACTTCGCGGAGCAACTAAATGAGCTAGATACAACAAACGTTGAACCAACATCTCACGTATTACCAATCGTAAACGTTTTACGAGAAGACGTAGCACAAAAAGGTTTAGATCGTGACTTAATGATGCTAAACGTGAAAGATCAAGAAGCTGGTCAAGTGAAAGTACCACCGATTCTAGAAGACTAA
- a CDS encoding CamS family sex pheromone protein, whose translation MSRYRWIPAMVVVAMLTGCVPSIKEDTEVLTDEAETEVETTIIPNMQLSESYYKTLVPYKESASRGLVVSNIFTKYDIKEVETGLMRLSQNEFDTENYFFQEGQYLDTETVSSWLARSNQTEDGLNPAAPKGMDPEKRAKEAPVYLAHLVEQNYLVKTNDNKVTLGGISIGLALNSTYYYQKEQYGEYYEEKISDAALAEKGKEMANEVISRLRARPELQDIPIVIGLYKQEERNSIVPGSYFSYNVSKAGQNGLSGDWQGIKEEYITFPMSNPEDIYRDINDGFQNFKQDVDKYFSNYTSVIGRGFYQNNKIQQLSIEIPIQFYGTTEVIGFTQYISGIILKQLPTDITIEVSITSVNGPEALILKERNETEPFVHIYN comes from the coding sequence ATGAGCCGATATCGCTGGATTCCTGCGATGGTCGTTGTTGCAATGCTCACAGGTTGTGTACCTTCCATAAAAGAAGATACTGAAGTATTAACTGATGAAGCTGAAACAGAAGTTGAAACGACAATCATCCCCAATATGCAGTTGAGCGAAAGCTACTATAAAACTCTAGTCCCATATAAAGAAAGTGCTAGCCGTGGACTAGTTGTATCAAATATTTTTACAAAGTACGATATTAAAGAAGTAGAAACAGGATTGATGCGACTTTCGCAAAATGAATTTGATACAGAAAATTATTTCTTTCAAGAAGGTCAGTATTTAGACACTGAAACGGTAAGTAGCTGGCTTGCAAGAAGCAATCAAACAGAAGATGGATTAAATCCAGCTGCTCCAAAAGGTATGGATCCAGAAAAGCGTGCAAAAGAAGCACCTGTATATCTTGCACACCTTGTAGAGCAAAACTATTTAGTGAAAACTAATGATAATAAAGTAACGCTGGGTGGAATTTCTATCGGACTAGCCCTCAATTCAACTTATTATTATCAAAAAGAGCAATATGGCGAATATTACGAGGAAAAAATTTCGGATGCAGCTCTTGCTGAAAAGGGAAAAGAGATGGCAAATGAAGTTATTTCACGTTTGCGTGCAAGACCCGAATTACAAGATATTCCGATTGTAATTGGCCTGTATAAGCAAGAAGAACGTAACTCAATCGTTCCAGGTTCTTATTTTTCATACAATGTATCGAAGGCTGGTCAGAATGGATTAAGTGGGGATTGGCAAGGAATTAAAGAAGAATATATAACTTTCCCAATGTCTAATCCAGAAGATATTTATCGGGATATTAATGATGGTTTCCAAAACTTTAAGCAAGATGTGGATAAATATTTTTCCAATTACACAAGTGTTATAGGAAGAGGATTTTATCAAAATAATAAAATCCAACAGTTATCGATTGAAATACCAATTCAATTTTATGGTACAACGGAAGTCATTGGCTTTACACAATATATTTCAGGTATTATTCTGAAACAATTGCCAACAGATATCACTATTGAAGTGAGTATTACTTCCGTTAATGGGCCAGAAGCGTTAATTTTAAAAGAAAGAAATGAAACTGAACCATTTGTTCATATCTATAATTAA
- the ligA gene encoding NAD-dependent DNA ligase LigA, with product MNDIEKRVAELNALLHEYGHAYYVLDKPLVSDAVYDQLLHELIALEQENPSLIYPDSPTQRVGGAPLEGFQKVTHTYPMLSLSNAFNEEDLRDFDRKIRQSIGNDFTYVCELKIDGLAISLRYEDGVFVQGATRGDGVVGEDITTNLKTIRAIPLRLKKPVTIEVRGEAYMPKKSFDALNQARAKKGDELFANPRNAAAGSLRQLDPKIAASRNLSTFIYAVGGNGEVYGIDSHAEMLDYLQDLGFPSNKERQFCETIEDVLAFINKWTEERPNLPYEIDGIVVKVNRYAHQDELGFTAKSPRWAIAYKFPAEEVSTKLLDIELTVGRTGVVTPTAILQPVQIAGTTVGRASLHNEDLIKEKDIRIGDTVIVHKAGDIIPEVVGVMLEQRPEDSVPYNMPTNCIACDSELVRLEGEVALRCVNPTCPAQIAEGIKHFVSRNAMNIDGLGDKVVELLLQEKYIRDVADLYHLEVEQLAKLDRMGQLSATNLVNAIERSKENSMERLIFGLGIRHVGAKVARIVSEEYETVERLMAATVEELTAIHEIGGKIAESIVAYFDNDDVKHLITRLNESGVNMEYKGKKVVVEAGENPFAGKTIVLTGKLTQLTRNDAKAKIEELGGTVTGSVSKKTDLVIAGEDAGSKLTKAQDLGIEVWDENRLLEQLQK from the coding sequence ATGAACGACATTGAAAAACGAGTTGCCGAACTTAATGCACTTCTTCATGAATATGGTCATGCTTATTATGTATTAGATAAGCCACTAGTATCGGATGCTGTATATGACCAACTATTACATGAGTTAATTGCACTAGAACAAGAGAATCCTTCATTAATTTACCCCGATTCACCAACTCAACGTGTAGGTGGGGCACCACTTGAGGGATTCCAAAAAGTGACACATACGTATCCAATGTTAAGTTTATCTAATGCGTTCAATGAGGAAGATTTACGTGATTTTGACCGTAAAATTAGACAGTCAATTGGTAATGATTTCACTTATGTATGTGAGTTGAAAATCGACGGTTTAGCGATTTCATTACGATATGAAGACGGCGTATTTGTGCAAGGTGCAACGCGCGGCGATGGCGTAGTTGGAGAAGATATTACGACAAACCTAAAAACGATTCGAGCAATTCCTCTTCGATTAAAAAAGCCTGTGACAATTGAAGTGCGTGGCGAAGCATATATGCCTAAAAAATCATTCGATGCATTAAATCAAGCACGTGCTAAAAAAGGAGATGAGCTGTTTGCGAACCCTCGTAATGCTGCAGCAGGCTCATTGCGCCAACTTGATCCAAAAATTGCAGCAAGCCGGAATCTATCAACATTTATTTATGCTGTTGGTGGTAATGGTGAGGTGTATGGAATTGATTCACATGCAGAAATGCTCGACTATTTGCAAGACCTTGGTTTCCCATCAAATAAAGAACGACAATTTTGCGAAACAATTGAAGATGTATTAGCGTTTATTAATAAATGGACTGAAGAACGTCCAAATCTTCCATATGAAATTGATGGGATCGTGGTAAAGGTAAATCGTTACGCGCATCAAGATGAATTAGGATTTACAGCAAAAAGTCCACGTTGGGCAATTGCTTATAAATTCCCTGCTGAAGAAGTTTCAACAAAATTACTTGATATCGAACTAACAGTTGGACGTACGGGTGTCGTTACACCAACAGCCATCTTACAACCTGTTCAAATAGCAGGAACTACAGTAGGAAGGGCTTCACTTCATAATGAAGATTTAATCAAAGAAAAGGATATCCGAATCGGGGACACCGTCATTGTTCACAAAGCTGGAGATATCATCCCTGAAGTTGTTGGTGTTATGTTGGAACAACGTCCAGAAGACTCAGTACCATACAATATGCCAACAAACTGTATAGCATGTGATAGTGAGCTTGTACGTCTTGAAGGAGAGGTTGCTCTTCGATGCGTAAACCCAACATGTCCTGCACAAATTGCAGAAGGCATTAAGCACTTTGTCTCTCGTAATGCCATGAACATTGATGGATTAGGAGATAAGGTAGTAGAGTTGCTTCTACAAGAAAAGTATATTCGTGATGTTGCAGACCTTTATCATTTAGAAGTTGAGCAATTAGCGAAATTAGATCGAATGGGACAACTTTCTGCTACGAACCTTGTCAACGCAATCGAGCGATCAAAAGAAAATTCAATGGAACGATTAATTTTTGGACTTGGTATTCGTCACGTAGGCGCAAAAGTTGCAAGAATTGTTTCAGAGGAGTACGAAACGGTCGAGCGATTAATGGCTGCAACGGTCGAAGAATTAACGGCTATTCATGAAATCGGCGGAAAGATTGCGGAATCCATCGTTGCTTACTTTGATAATGATGATGTAAAACACCTTATCACACGATTAAACGAATCCGGCGTAAATATGGAGTATAAAGGTAAAAAAGTAGTCGTTGAAGCAGGAGAAAATCCGTTTGCAGGTAAGACAATTGTTTTAACTGGAAAATTAACGCAATTGACACGCAATGATGCTAAGGCGAAAATAGAAGAGTTAGGCGGAACAGTAACAGGTAGTGTTAGTAAAAAGACAGACCTTGTTATTGCTGGAGAAGATGCGGGTTCAAAACTGACAAAAGCACAGGATTTAGGTATTGAAGTTTGGGACGAAAATCGTCTTCTCGAACAATTACAAAAGTAA
- the pcrA gene encoding DNA helicase PcrA codes for MEQITKNLLNGMNPQQAEAVKTTEGPLLIMAGAGSGKTRVLTHRIAYLVVEKEVYPSKILAITFTNKAAREMRERIDGLLGNGTTQSMWVSTFHSMCVRILRRNIERIGISKNFSILDSADQLSVVKNVSKELNIDSKRFEPRAILNAISSAKNECITSDMYKAKMNPNNPYESVIAQVYEGYEKRLRRNQSLDFDDLIMTTITLFERVPDVLEYYQNKFQYIHVDEYQDTNHSQYKLVQLLAKKFKNICVVGDSDQSIYRWRGADIGNILSFEKDYPNAKAILLEQNYRSTKRILQAANEVIENNESRYPKKLRTDNLEGEKIVVYNAYNEQEESQFVVQTIQKLIENEQYSLDDFAILYRTNAQSRVMEEVLVKSNMSYQIVGGTKFYDRKEIKDLLAYLRLIANNDDDLSLARIINEPKRNIGATSFDKIATYAITQDRSIFDAMNEALFMGLTQRAANSVEKFRELIEGFTKMQDYLSVTELVEQVIDKSGYRQMLENEKTIEAESRLENIEEFLSVTKAFEERSDDKSLIAFLTDLALVADIDSLDKEDTSKGNIILMTMHSAKGLEFPVVFIIGMEENIFPHSRSLDDVAEMEEERRLAYVGITRAEKRLYLTCAQSRTLYGRSSFNMPSRFLREISDELVEHISKAGGRPDPEDLPFRSSRMGRAQSSRRTIGNVQTKSQVESLQSTGGDKMQWKAGDKAVHKKWGTGTVVSVKGEGDGMELDIAFPSIGIKRLLAAFAPITKG; via the coding sequence ATGGAACAAATAACGAAAAATTTATTGAATGGGATGAATCCTCAACAGGCTGAAGCGGTGAAGACTACAGAAGGACCACTTCTCATCATGGCTGGTGCAGGATCAGGGAAAACGCGCGTATTAACACATCGTATTGCTTATTTAGTTGTAGAAAAAGAAGTTTATCCTTCTAAAATTTTAGCTATTACATTTACCAATAAGGCTGCTCGAGAAATGCGTGAGCGTATTGATGGGTTATTAGGAAATGGAACAACTCAAAGCATGTGGGTATCAACTTTCCACTCTATGTGTGTAAGAATATTGCGTCGTAATATTGAACGTATCGGCATCTCGAAGAACTTCTCAATTTTAGATTCAGCCGATCAGCTTTCTGTTGTTAAAAACGTTTCAAAAGAATTAAATATTGATTCTAAACGCTTTGAACCACGTGCAATATTAAATGCCATTAGTTCTGCGAAAAACGAATGTATTACATCAGACATGTATAAAGCGAAAATGAATCCAAACAACCCTTATGAAAGTGTAATTGCACAAGTCTATGAAGGGTATGAAAAAAGATTACGTCGAAATCAATCATTAGATTTTGATGATTTAATTATGACAACGATTACTTTATTTGAACGTGTTCCTGATGTTTTGGAGTATTATCAAAATAAATTTCAATATATTCATGTGGATGAGTATCAAGATACCAACCACTCACAATATAAACTGGTCCAATTGCTTGCCAAAAAATTTAAAAATATTTGCGTTGTTGGTGATTCGGATCAGTCAATTTATCGCTGGAGAGGCGCGGACATCGGGAATATTTTATCCTTTGAAAAGGACTACCCGAACGCAAAAGCTATTCTTCTTGAACAAAACTATCGTTCTACAAAACGTATTTTACAAGCAGCAAATGAAGTCATTGAAAACAATGAAAGCCGTTACCCTAAAAAATTACGTACAGACAATCTAGAAGGCGAAAAAATAGTTGTCTACAACGCTTATAATGAACAAGAAGAGTCTCAGTTTGTTGTTCAAACAATCCAAAAGTTAATTGAAAATGAACAGTATTCATTAGATGATTTTGCTATTCTTTATCGAACTAATGCACAGTCTCGTGTAATGGAAGAAGTTTTAGTGAAATCGAATATGTCTTATCAAATTGTTGGTGGTACAAAGTTCTATGACCGAAAAGAAATTAAAGACTTGCTAGCCTATTTACGTTTAATTGCTAATAACGATGATGATTTATCGCTTGCACGAATTATCAATGAACCGAAGCGAAATATTGGTGCAACATCATTTGATAAGATTGCTACCTATGCAATTACCCAAGACCGTTCTATTTTTGATGCAATGAATGAAGCCCTGTTTATGGGACTGACTCAAAGAGCAGCAAACTCAGTAGAAAAGTTCCGTGAATTAATTGAAGGGTTTACAAAAATGCAAGACTATCTTTCGGTAACGGAATTAGTGGAGCAAGTAATCGACAAGTCTGGATATCGTCAAATGTTGGAAAACGAAAAAACTATTGAAGCAGAAAGTCGATTAGAAAATATTGAAGAGTTTTTATCAGTTACAAAAGCCTTCGAAGAAAGAAGCGATGATAAGTCACTGATAGCTTTCTTAACGGATTTAGCTCTAGTTGCTGATATTGATTCACTCGACAAAGAAGACACTTCTAAAGGGAATATTATCTTAATGACTATGCACTCAGCAAAAGGACTTGAGTTTCCGGTTGTCTTTATCATTGGTATGGAAGAAAATATTTTCCCACATTCAAGATCATTAGATGATGTTGCTGAGATGGAGGAAGAACGTCGTTTAGCGTATGTTGGCATAACACGGGCAGAGAAGCGACTTTACCTAACTTGTGCACAGTCACGTACTTTGTATGGGCGCTCAAGCTTCAATATGCCTTCGAGATTCTTACGTGAAATTTCAGATGAGCTAGTCGAACATATTTCAAAAGCAGGGGGAAGACCTGACCCAGAAGATTTACCATTCCGCTCTAGTCGAATGGGACGAGCACAAAGTTCAAGACGTACGATTGGAAATGTGCAAACCAAGTCGCAAGTTGAAAGTCTTCAATCGACTGGTGGGGACAAAATGCAATGGAAAGCTGGAGACAAAGCTGTACACAAAAAATGGGGTACAGGTACAGTTGTTAGTGTAAAAGGAGAGGGCGATGGAATGGAGCTTGATATCGCGTTCCCAAGTATCGGAATAAAACGTTTGTTAGCTGCATTTGCCCCAATTACAAAAGGTTAA
- a CDS encoding heptaprenylglyceryl phosphate synthase: protein MDYKNWRHVFKIDPAKEISDEALEKVCESGTDVIVVGGTDGVTIDNVIDILLRVRRYTVPIALEISNIESVTPGFDYYFIPSVLNSTDTKWVKDLHHQAIKEYGDIMVWDELIAEGYCILNPDCKVAKATNANTDLTMDDVIAYARLSENYFKLPIFYLEYSGTYGDVDIVSSVKEVLNETKLFYGGGIKSAQQAEEMARLADTIIVGNIIYEDLKEALKTVEAVKNVSI, encoded by the coding sequence ATGGATTATAAAAATTGGCGCCATGTGTTCAAAATTGATCCAGCAAAAGAAATTTCAGATGAAGCATTAGAAAAAGTTTGTGAGTCAGGAACGGACGTCATTGTAGTAGGGGGAACAGACGGTGTAACGATTGATAATGTTATTGATATTTTACTGCGTGTACGTCGCTATACAGTTCCAATTGCTCTCGAAATATCAAACATCGAGTCTGTAACTCCTGGTTTTGATTATTATTTTATTCCATCTGTATTAAATAGTACGGATACGAAATGGGTGAAAGATCTTCATCATCAAGCAATTAAAGAATACGGAGATATCATGGTATGGGATGAGTTAATTGCTGAAGGATATTGTATTTTAAATCCTGATTGTAAGGTCGCAAAAGCAACGAATGCAAATACGGATTTAACAATGGATGATGTGATCGCCTATGCGCGTCTTTCAGAGAATTACTTTAAATTACCTATCTTTTATTTGGAATATAGCGGTACCTACGGAGATGTAGACATTGTTTCTTCAGTAAAAGAAGTATTAAATGAAACAAAATTATTCTACGGTGGGGGCATCAAGTCTGCACAGCAGGCAGAAGAGATGGCCCGTTTAGCAGATACAATTATCGTTGGAAATATCATATATGAAGATTTAAAAGAAGCGTTAAAAACAGTCGAAGCAGTGAAGAACGTTTCGATTTAA
- a CDS encoding YerC/YecD family TrpR-related protein, which produces MQIDKIRGHQTDQLFKAVLELKDLDECYKFFDDLCTISEIQSLAQRFEVAHLLRLKKTYEAIKKETGASTATISRVRRCFDYGNDTYDEMLGRLYPDEKPFQAK; this is translated from the coding sequence ATGCAAATCGATAAGATTCGAGGACATCAAACCGATCAATTATTTAAAGCAGTTTTAGAGTTAAAGGATCTCGACGAATGCTATAAATTTTTTGACGATTTATGTACAATTAGCGAAATTCAATCATTAGCTCAACGTTTTGAAGTAGCACATTTATTGCGCTTGAAAAAAACTTATGAAGCAATAAAGAAAGAAACAGGTGCTTCTACTGCAACAATTTCTCGTGTACGTCGTTGTTTCGATTATGGGAACGATACATACGATGAAATGTTAGGTCGATTATATCCTGATGAAAAACCGTTCCAGGCTAAATAG
- a CDS encoding DUF3048 domain-containing protein, which translates to MLLKKGIFSIALCSSIMLVGCGKEETVKEEVEEQTIPVTEEVAEPSYVMPFTGEKVADEVTMRPVIATINNHPDARPQSGIASADVVYEMLAEGDVTRLLALYQSEVPDNIGPIRSARSYFVELAQGLDAFYIAHGYSPEAQVMLTNGVVDNINGMAYDGTIFKRSTDRVAPHNSYISGENVPVAAEKVGTSLLYHKKVSYTFYDEEESVKIGTQANEVSIRYSSHDVFNSSYKYNASSKTYSRQSDNVETIDALTNEPIALSNILFFEMDHQIIDNAGRREIDITTGGRAYVFQEGTMREVRWDNVDGLLKAFEPDGTEVKLVPGKTWIHFVPSNPGIETSVKYS; encoded by the coding sequence ATGTTGTTAAAAAAAGGGATATTTTCTATAGCTCTATGTTCGTCAATTATGCTTGTCGGATGTGGAAAAGAGGAGACAGTAAAAGAAGAGGTTGAGGAACAAACAATTCCAGTTACTGAAGAAGTTGCTGAGCCCTCCTATGTAATGCCTTTTACCGGGGAAAAAGTAGCCGATGAAGTAACGATGCGTCCAGTCATTGCAACAATCAACAACCATCCAGATGCAAGACCACAATCAGGAATTGCATCTGCGGATGTAGTTTATGAGATGCTTGCTGAAGGTGATGTTACAAGATTACTAGCTTTGTATCAGTCTGAAGTACCTGATAATATTGGGCCTATTCGAAGTGCACGATCTTATTTTGTGGAACTTGCACAAGGTTTAGATGCCTTTTATATTGCACACGGGTATAGTCCAGAAGCGCAAGTTATGCTAACCAATGGGGTAGTGGACAACATTAATGGTATGGCATATGATGGGACTATTTTCAAACGCTCAACAGATCGAGTAGCACCACATAATTCCTATATTTCGGGCGAAAATGTACCAGTAGCTGCAGAAAAAGTTGGCACTTCACTTCTTTATCACAAAAAAGTGTCTTATACGTTTTATGATGAAGAAGAAAGTGTTAAAATAGGAACACAAGCAAATGAAGTATCGATTAGGTATAGTAGCCATGACGTGTTCAATAGTTCCTATAAATATAATGCTAGTAGTAAAACTTATTCTCGCCAATCAGACAATGTAGAAACAATCGATGCTTTAACAAATGAACCAATCGCATTATCTAATATTTTATTTTTTGAAATGGATCACCAAATAATTGATAATGCAGGACGTCGAGAAATTGATATCACAACAGGTGGAAGAGCGTATGTATTCCAAGAGGGCACGATGCGAGAAGTAAGATGGGACAATGTAGATGGTTTACTAAAAGCCTTTGAACCAGATGGAACCGAAGTTAAATTAGTACCTGGCAAAACATGGATTCACTTTGTTCCTTCCAATCCAGGTATAGAAACATCTGTAAAATATTCGTAG